From Quercus lobata isolate SW786 chromosome 11, ValleyOak3.0 Primary Assembly, whole genome shotgun sequence:
taatacacacacacacacacacatatatatatatatatattatttacttttcGTTTAAACCCTCTAAAGTACAAATTTGAATatctaattataatttttttaagcccAACTTATATAAGCATGAATATGACTTTCTTAATAACCTGTTATTAcaaataaagttataattaatttgagaaatgttatgtacacaatatttttacaatattttcataacaaatcttaattaGCAAGTTGTTATTGGCTAATTGTATTAGGAAAATTTCAGCGgtggtttcaaattaaaatcaataacaacttaccatctaagatttgttgtgaaagtaatGTGAAAATCTTGTAGACATGACACTTGTGAAAATGTTGGGACATAACACTTCTCAATTAATTTATACTTTTGAATGAATATATAAGTGGAGCGGCTGAATTTGAATGtgcttttaatttgttatttgttaagtGGGGACTGGGGAGCACGTGCCATTCAGTCTGTGGGTAGCAAATATTAAcattaaaagacaattaaacAATTATATAGAGGGCtattctaaaataattaaaaaattaaaaaaaaaaatagacaaggGACATGGGACAGGAGAGTGACTAAGTGAAGAAAAAAGCAAATCTTaacatatataacaaaaattttcctaatacaattacaaagactaatagttgtcattttttattttatttttgtgataatCTTATCAAAGTTGtgttaaattgttaaataaaataattgttaaagaGTGTagaaattgataaataaaagtattataaacagtaataattaaaattcacttaacacaataattaatatgtttattgaaTTTAGAAACAATagatgattttcaaaatttattctcagcaacaataattaatatgttcattgaattaataaacaatatgGCAACCGAATTTATAGTTTATCTATTATTCTTTTGTTAGTATTATAGACAAATTTGTAATATGAAAATCATGTAGACCGTAAGATTTATCTTTTATCGAAAATACACTTTTTTACTGACCCCCtagaaaaaattcctagagccatGGTTGCTTATTATCATAAGACCAATATACTAATTGTTTTTTGTGTAGGCGAATATTAAACTTTGAATCTCTTATTGAATAACAAATGACTTTACCgattaaattaattgaaatccaCTCCTAATCATGGGAGGGTATCTTTGAAGCTTTGTCAAAATCCCTAATCATGGGAGGGTATCTTTTCCCTATCTAGTAGACTAGTACCAAGCAATGTTATAAAACCTGAACCATGCACTGAGAATTTGTTTACAGCAGACTCGGCTCATTTTCTGCAACAAAATGCGCTGTTATTTCCTTGTAATTATTAGACAGACTTCCTAGGTAAGATTTTATGCAGGTCAAAAAGTATGACAAGTTATGACTCTATGAGGTAATAACCAGTAAATGCATTGATTTTGCTCCAATATATcacaaaacatatattttaacgctcattttaaaaatcatataccTTGACAAACATTAATCAATATCCTTTGGAGTTGAGAGTTTTTTTGTCAAAAGTTTTTTAGTTCAACTAGTTATATCTTTTGTTATATTCATAGAAATATTTAAGATTGAAATTCCCCTAATTCCAATCATCAaggtatccaaaaaaaaaaaaaaagagaaaaaaaaaaagaaaaaaaagagagagtaatatattaaaaaagaaacgaGTAAGTTTTTTGGTAAACTTAGActgtaaataattttgtttgttgatgGTCTTGAAAATGTAgcaaaactatttaaaaaagtaatggaAGTAATATATTAAATACATAATAGTTGCCTTTTAAGAATGTGATGCTAtgttatttcaatttgaaaattaaaatgtttgCTACCACCATTTGTTTCTTAGTCTCTAGAGAGTTGGGCAGCCCAAAGTATATTCTTGTTTATAGTCAAGGTCAAGAATCAAGACTGAAATTCGAATGGTATTTCATTATCTACGTAGAAGTCATTCTGCTTTcgttcttcttctcaaaaaaaaaaaaaaaaaaaactttcttcaaataaaatattttaactgAAAGTAATTTCGATAACAAACGAATTATAGTTATTCCGTCATTAGCAAATACTATTCTAGTTCCTCTTAACGTTTTCCACATTGTGCTTTTGAACACTCATTACTTCCAATGTTCATCACACCATTTTTCACGCTACGTATATCCCTAATTCCCTATATATACCTCATGCACATACCTTATTTCTCCACCAATCACTTAAGATTTTGCTTTGCACTAAAATGGGGTTGTGTAAGATTTCACTAGCTTTTGTTTTTCTCATGGGCGTAACCCTAGTCCATCTCACCCTTGCCCAAGACTCCAAAGAAGACTACCTTAATGCCCACAATGCAGCCCGTGCAGACGTGGGAGTTCCATCTCTGACTTGGGATGACACTGTAGCCGCATATGCACAGAACTATGCTAATCAGCGTATTGGAGATTGCAATCTTGTGCACTCCGGTGGAAAATATGGTGAAAACATTGCATGGGGCAGCGCTGACCTCTCAGGCACAGATGCGGTGAAGATGTGGGTCGACGAGAAAGCCAACTATGACTACAACTCTAACTCTTGTGTTGGTGGGGAGTGCCTGCACTATACTCAGGTGGTTTGGCGCAACTCGGTTCGTCTTGGATGTGCTAAAGTGAGGTGCAACAATGGTGGGACATTCATTGGTTGCAACTATGATCCTCCTGGCAACTATGTTGGCCAGAAACCTTACTAAGGGctatatatgtttaataaagCATCTCCATCTATGATTTAAAAAGGTTTAATGATAAATAAGGAATAAAAATTTTCGGTTCCACTCTTAATATTCCAGTTTATGCTCCACCATTTATACCATATATTGTGATATATTGATATgtcctttttttcccctttgttaggcaattaattatttctttttaaaaattggatttattttttgctttttattttagatattacACACTGTAATTGGTGAAATAGAAATTAATTGAAGCTCTATGAATAAAACCAAATgtttttattcataaataaactaatttaggagaaaaagattaaaataaattataaagtcATCCACCTTTCATTGGGTGGCAATTCATTTACATCTTTATGTGATTTTGAACGTACTTGCTTTCAACTTGAAGTGCCGTGGTTTATGGttgtttttaaaagttttggatTCCAAGCACACCATTAAGTAGCTATGTAAATGTGAATTGCTTCCATTTTATCTAGGACTTTTAAATCTCGTAATTTGATACTTGGAAATTAAGTTCTGTTCTAGTAAATGAAATACAAGACACCTATTTTTTATTAGACAATTATAATATGTTGTTAATCATGGAATTTGAATCATTTCTCACCTAGATCTCCAATTCACTTGTTTTCATGGTGGTGGATGAATGGAACCATCCGTAACATGACTTTTGCACTGGTGCTCGCAGCAAGGCAAACAAGTATATTGATTTTGAACACAATCTTTTagatttgggggaaaaaaaaaaaaaaaaaaaacataaatatgaaaatagCATGAACGGTTCTCCTTAAACATTTACCAATTAGTTGATACTGTCATGCACCTGAAGTGATCGGTAAATAGAAGAAAGTGAGACATTGTGTAATGCTGTGATAGCATGTGACTCGCATAGGTTACACCCGTGGTtattgcaaaatagaaaaatggaaTGATATGAGAAAAAGAATAAGCTCTACGACTTGACTCTTATTTGGTTGTCAATCCActtcaagaaagaaagaacagaagAGACTAGAACAACCAaagttttcataaatttgtagGAGAATTTTATAAAACCACGATGCTAccaaaagaagggaaaaaagaaacgATTTTGTATACCTTGAATgtcttaaaaatacaaaaagtgtcaactaattgagttaaaatatttttgacatCATAGATGAAATCTTAAAACAATTTTAGCCTCATGCGAAGgatattttttggtttcagctttataaaaaatgtcacaatattttcataatactcaTAATAGTTATGGATCcgtatatattaataattattttattttgacttatgaTACTTCTCaactattgtaaaaatattgtgattttttttgggttatccATTGAACgatttatatataataagtgGGGTGAGCCCATTACTATCTAATTTGGGCAGAAGAAAATAAGTAAATTTGTATTGGGTCAACGTTACTAAGTCTACCGTTGTGATTAGAATCCCTTACATCATCAATTACTTACGTAGATTTCATatcttcatcaaaatatatatataaaaaaaaaagaaaaaaaaaaagaagaattagatTTGGTATTATGCAGTACTAATTTATATTAGATTAGGATTAAGTTACACCAAATAATCCTACGTACAcaatgttttttcaattttttttttttttaccattattGAAGTGATAGATTGTGAgtggtgaagaaaaaataatggatCCACACATATTAGTGTTGTAAACCACTCACTTTTAACCACTTCAGTAATTGTGTCATAAcattatttagttatattaAGTATAATTTCAAGCAATATTACACTACCTAtgaattttaaacaattttattgaattatttagaaattattttattaaatcattattttaaaaatcctactATTTGAATACATCTTCTCTATGTTATTAATGTGCATGTCATAGTTTGTGCCAATCGAatagtatatattatttaatctataaactcatatttaataaattaaataatgttATTGATATCAgataatcttgaaattttgcaagcattgaGGTTATAGGGAGAAAATGTAAGCCAATGGTAAATTTATCAgaatttgcataaaaaaaattgaaaaaaaaaaaaaaaaaattccctagaCTTTTGACAGTAGTGAAAAGAGATGCTAGAAAAGTAGTCAGCTGCTCCTTCTCTCAGTCGATGGCTGATTCCGTTGATATCGTGAGTTCAGCGGAATATCGTTAACTTTCTGAGAAACTTTCGAAAGGCTAACATGGTGCCTAAAGTGACGGTGATACATATCCGTGAAACATTATACCTTATACaatctttgcttttttttaataaggagTATGATAGGGGAATTTATTTGTGTATTCACGAGACTTCGTACTGTTATACCTTATCCaatctttgacttttttttctctctcaagtTTTGATTTATGTCAAAGACGCAAATTactgaaacaaagaaaaaaaagagtttaaacgTGGCTTACCAAAATGTTCTAGGAATTAAAGGCGGTGATTGGGCTCTCTTCAAATGCATGCACTTtagattgatgattttttactttattttattttattattttttattcttttgagaAGCAGATTGATGGAAAGAAAGTAACCTAACCAATCTcagcaaaaaatgaaaaagaaaaaagaaagtaaccTAACCAATGCAAAGAGATTCTCATGCAAGTCTAGAATGAAttttcttctcccaaaaaaaaaaaaaaatatatatatatatatatagttagggGATGAAGAATTTAATGTTTTCATTAGAAACATCAAGAGGTGTGGCTAGCATGATATCTACAAGGGTCTTTGTAATTATTATGCATTCTTTGTATGCAGTAAACATAACCGGCTCAACAAATACTTttgcaaacaaaaaatttcaacgATCAAAgctttaagtttttaaatataaatactaGTAGTATGCTTGTGAAACAcatgaattaattaaaaactctatataaaagaaatataaattttaaaaatattattaagaatttaattgattttcatttagattaaactattgaaatacaaatatattttcacCTACATGGCATAAGGAAAACATTTAATGTGTAAATTTCATTATattgaaatacaaaattattatgatatatgatcaaagattcaaaataactaaaatatattttaaattttatttaaaaaaatttcaaaatttttaaaatataattttgttgaagtagaattttaaatttcttaaaacttagCTACTAGACTTTTATTTGTAAATCATCTTAATTAACGAGAATGTAACGTTTGTCACAAGGAGAAGATAGCCACTTGACGTGGCCATGAGTTATAAgtccaaatttttatataatactatatgctatgatatgatatagagtaaatatttaaataaataccCGAATAATAATCCCTAAAAAATATGGAATCTTGCCAAAAAAGTATGGAATTATCTTATAGagataattcatttaaaataaaactattatgagaaatattgaaaattttgaaatggaaatagttctttttttttactatgaaatggaaataatttaaactatatattttgaaagttTACACGGTTCTTCACAATAACTTTATATAAATTATCagatcaaaaaaagaaaagaaaaactttatataaatttgttttctattttcaaaattttatttttgggaatataaagaaaaaacaattttcttgtatttttgaagtaaaaaacatgtttagttgattgaaattaaaaaagatagttttttttttttaaaaaaaatactaaaatatattgttactataatttgaactctaatgctaattcattaaatgagatagattcattaaattaaatgcgtgttttcattgacttttgtaaattaaaaactaaatatagtcttttatatatttttaatttctttcataaattgaattttgagatcagtttttgttttctgtcaaTTTTAAAttgtcaaacaagttttttagtctcaaaaatagaaaatattttttggaaatagaaaataaggggaaaaaacagtTACGAAAcatacttttagttttttttttttattattattataaaagaaaatcctattagtcatatttctagaaattttaaattatactcCAATTATAGTTTAGTTTAGATAAAACTCTATTAGCTATGTTTCAAGAAATTGCAAATtctttcaactaaaattttatttcaaaaagtttcaagaattttaaaataaaataaatttaaaattgaaatccatttatattttgtttaaacaTTAACATTGTAAAAATTTAAACCGTCCATTTAACAATGATAAATCATGTCAAACTTAGTACCATGTTTTAACAAtgtagtaaattatttttttttaaagataattacaatatgctgttAATCCCAACTCAAACCCTTTCTCCTTCTTAAACCTATAATCGTTTTGTGcatgagagagggagagagagatcatGCCAAGGAAATAACACAAATGTTTTGGTGTAAGAACTCAAAGGTTTTGTGAAGAGATCAGCCTTTTGATCACCAATACTGATAAACTCAAGAGTGAGAGTACCATTTTCAAGTAACTCACGAATGAAGTGATGTTGGATCTCAATGTATTCAGTTCGAGAATATTGAATAGGATTTTTTGAGATATTAATGGTACTAGTATTGTCATAATATATAGTGAGATGTttttgacaaataccataatcaagAAGAAGTTTTTGTATCCAAAGAAGTTAAGTACAGTAACTACCAACTGTAATGTATTCACCCTCAGTAGTGGagagtgaaagttcaaaaacgtatacaaaaacacctttgaacgtttagacccccaaattacaacttaatcaattcaagcaatatgtcaaacaactagtgtgcggaaacttaacatatgctatcatacgaaattgattaaatactatataagccataacagattaaaatccacagcagataaaaaaaaggcaaagatagagaggaaggaagatgcaaacacaaagacaacacgcgatgtgttatcgaagaggaaaccgaagctctcggcgaaaaacctctccgccgccctccaagcggtaatcaatccactagaaaatatagttgggatacaaggacagcaatagaccctccaagcctaatctacccagtgcacctaagccctccaaacttcttgctccaacgaggttgcgccgaacctttttcttttctagctttccggattccgctactagaccgtagcatcaaccaatgtagattggctccttcctaactgc
This genomic window contains:
- the LOC115968983 gene encoding basic form of pathogenesis-related protein 1-like, coding for MGLCKISLAFVFLMGVTLVHLTLAQDSKEDYLNAHNAARADVGVPSLTWDDTVAAYAQNYANQRIGDCNLVHSGGKYGENIAWGSADLSGTDAVKMWVDEKANYDYNSNSCVGGECLHYTQVVWRNSVRLGCAKVRCNNGGTFIGCNYDPPGNYVGQKPY